Proteins encoded in a region of the Hypanus sabinus isolate sHypSab1 chromosome Y unlocalized genomic scaffold, sHypSab1.hap1 SUPER_Y_unloc_12, whole genome shotgun sequence genome:
- the LOC132386014 gene encoding protein HEXIM1-like, with amino-acid sequence MSGPVVSAGTDNLMARIGEGERSQSSGGQPLKLAHRSPTVGPGVVPGMQADPSRDSRGRAPLECASDAETELVVPAQGGGGSGGGGGTPAVVGGGGGGGGSSGGGGGKRRHRRRPSKKKRRWKPYFKLSWEEKKQLDERESVRAAKTRAEMFAKGFTVAPYNTTQFLMEEHNQEEPDLNTGVCPKRVNKSDETSEEEELEEEDQDSGSDGMGGNGSEFLQRDFSETYEKYHAESLQNMTKQELIREYLELEKCLSRLEDENNRLRCRLEGKKLARDNEVMENKIRELEGEIERLRAENLELQEENEQYKRKNRLSENN; translated from the coding sequence ATGAGTGGGCCAGTGGTTTCTGCGGGAACTGATAACTTGATGGCCCGGATCGGGGAGGGCGAGCGGAGTCAGAGTTCAGGTGGACAGCCGCTGAAGCTGGCACATCGGTCACCAACCGTTGGCCCTGGCGTCGTGCCGGGGATGCAGGCCGATCCGAGCCGTGACAGCAGAGGGCGAGCGCCGCTCGAGTGCGCGAGTGACGCCGAAACTGAGCTTGTCGTCCCAGCGCAAGGAGGCGGTGGCAGCGGCGGAGGAGGAGGAACTCCAGCCGtggtaggaggaggaggagggggaggaggcagCAGCGGAGGAGGTGGTGGCAAGAGGAGACACCGGAGGCGACCGTCCAAGAAGAAGCGTCGCTGGAAGCCCTACTTCAAGCTATCTTGGGAGGAGAAGAAACAGCTGGATGAGAGAGAGAGCGTACGGGCGGCCAAGACCCGGGCCGAGATGTTCGCGAAAGGTTTCACCGTGGCTCCTTACAACACCACCCAGTTCCTCATGGAGGAACACAACCAGGAGGAGCCCGACCTCAACACCGGTGTCTGCCCTAAACGTGTCAACAAGTCGGATGAGACGAGCGAGGAGGAAGAGCTGGAAGAGGAGGATCAGGACAGCGGCAGTGATGGCATGGGAGGCAACGGCAGCGAATTCCTGCAGAGAGACTTCTCCGAAACTTACGAGAAGTATCACGCAGAGAGCCTGCAGAACATGACCAAGCAGGAGCTGATTCGGGAATACCTGGAGCTGGAGAAGTGTCTGTCCAGGCTGGAGGATGAGAACAACCGGCTGCGGTGTCGCTTGGAAGGGAAGAAACTGGCCCGGGATAACGAGGTGATGGAAAACAAGATCAGAGAACTGGAAGGAGAGATTGAGAGACTGAGAGCCGAAAACCTCGAGCTCCAGGAAGAAAATGAACAGTATAAACGGAAAAATAGACTGTCGGAAAATAATTAA